The proteins below come from a single Streptomyces sp. B3I8 genomic window:
- a CDS encoding FcoT family thioesterase, protein MRTQEEIRDRELIGHVLRPYRDHSRYLRDADVTRQGDGVSARGRFSIAESCYIDNTGHFNAVEFNICYNQLGYYLLAKCIEDDLLDAFSAWSMADFWERQLSDVLIYRLSSRFRRMINPRSFEGEIVFQKPRVSARPNNSSIMSMETTCSFWDGDNGAADGTGKIVFTRLPQPTA, encoded by the coding sequence ATGAGGACACAGGAGGAGATCCGCGACCGGGAGCTGATCGGCCATGTGCTCCGGCCCTACCGGGACCACAGCCGGTACCTGCGGGACGCCGACGTGACCAGGCAGGGGGACGGGGTGAGCGCACGGGGCCGGTTCAGCATCGCGGAATCGTGCTACATCGACAACACCGGGCACTTCAACGCGGTCGAGTTCAACATCTGCTACAACCAGCTCGGCTATTACCTGCTCGCGAAATGCATCGAGGACGACCTTCTCGACGCCTTTTCCGCGTGGTCGATGGCGGACTTCTGGGAACGGCAATTGTCGGACGTACTGATCTACCGGCTCAGCAGTCGCTTCCGCCGGATGATCAATCCTCGTTCGTTCGAGGGCGAGATCGTGTTCCAGAAGCCCCGGGTGTCCGCGCGACCGAACAATTCGTCCATCATGTCGATGGAAACCACGTGTTCGTTCTGGGACGGTGACAACGGGGCCGCCGACGGCACCGGGAAAATCGTCTTCACCAGGTTGCCCCAGCCCACCGCCTGA
- a CDS encoding TauD/TfdA family dioxygenase: MKINPNTGHLMGATVTGFDLSGTTDAEIEELKGAMYRHRLLLLKEQSLEPKELVALGRALGTIEVYYEPMYHHPEHPEIFVSGTKPGDGVKGVPQTGKFWHADYSFMPEPFGITMTYPQVVPKKNRGTYYIDMAKVFAELPDRLKDRLRGTVVEHSPRRYVKIRPTDVYRPIHEVQADIELATPPVFHPTVFPHPVTGEEVLYVSEAGAFGFIDPDGNRLPPEILQEVLELSGQLDTGFTDPHIHLQTFTEGDLLLWDNRTLVHRALHNPKPEPAQSYRVTVHDGLPFFGTGATR; this comes from the coding sequence GTGAAGATAAACCCGAACACCGGCCACCTGATGGGGGCCACCGTCACCGGTTTCGACCTGAGCGGCACCACCGACGCCGAGATCGAGGAACTCAAGGGCGCGATGTACCGACACCGCCTCCTGCTGCTCAAGGAGCAGAGCCTGGAGCCGAAGGAGTTGGTCGCGCTGGGTCGGGCGCTCGGCACCATCGAGGTGTACTACGAGCCGATGTACCACCACCCGGAGCACCCGGAGATCTTCGTCTCCGGGACGAAGCCGGGCGACGGGGTCAAGGGCGTGCCGCAGACCGGCAAGTTCTGGCATGCCGACTACTCCTTCATGCCGGAACCGTTCGGCATCACGATGACGTACCCGCAGGTCGTGCCCAAGAAGAACCGCGGCACGTACTACATCGACATGGCGAAGGTCTTCGCCGAACTGCCCGACCGGCTGAAGGACCGACTGCGCGGCACCGTGGTCGAGCACAGCCCGCGTCGCTACGTCAAGATCCGGCCCACCGACGTGTACCGGCCCATCCACGAGGTCCAGGCCGACATCGAGCTGGCCACTCCGCCGGTCTTCCATCCGACCGTCTTCCCCCACCCGGTGACCGGCGAGGAGGTCCTCTACGTCAGCGAGGCCGGCGCGTTCGGCTTCATCGACCCCGACGGCAACCGGCTGCCGCCGGAGATCCTCCAGGAGGTACTCGAGCTCAGCGGCCAGCTCGACACCGGCTTCACCGATCCGCACATCCACCTGCAGACCTTCACCGAGGGCGATCTGCTGCTGTGGGACAACCGGACGCTCGTGCATCGCGCGCTGCACAATCCCAAGCCCGAGCCCGCCCAGTCGTACCGGGTCACCGTGCACGACGGCCTGCCGTTCTTCGGAACCGGAGCCACCCGATGA
- a CDS encoding DUF6299 family protein, which yields MRRPLLPAALTTALLLVAAPAATASPAAPARTATVARTVDSSAYEIAVDSTALLTSAGHPTLTGSYRCTPTAGPVFVSASLSPSDARVHYGIGSTSALCDGATHRWTRTDTGTRTYAAGAAHVQVGLVELSATGLPLPHVHRIAERTVTLTTAP from the coding sequence ATGCGCCGGCCCCTCCTCCCCGCGGCCCTCACCACCGCCCTGCTCCTCGTCGCAGCGCCCGCGGCCACCGCGTCCCCCGCAGCCCCCGCCCGTACCGCGACCGTCGCCCGTACCGTGGACTCCTCCGCCTACGAGATCGCCGTCGACTCCACCGCCCTGCTCACCTCCGCCGGGCACCCCACCCTCACCGGCAGCTACCGCTGCACCCCCACCGCCGGCCCCGTCTTCGTCTCCGCCTCCCTCTCCCCGTCCGACGCGCGCGTCCATTACGGCATCGGCAGCACCTCCGCCCTCTGCGACGGCGCGACCCACCGCTGGACCCGCACCGACACCGGCACGCGCACCTACGCGGCCGGTGCGGCCCACGTCCAGGTGGGCCTGGTCGAACTGAGCGCCACGGGCCTTCCCCTGCCCCACGTCCACCGCATCGCCGAGCGCACGGTCACCCTGACAACCGCACCGTGA